In a single window of the Rhineura floridana isolate rRhiFlo1 chromosome 3, rRhiFlo1.hap2, whole genome shotgun sequence genome:
- the LOC133379017 gene encoding zinc finger protein 91-like, whose amino-acid sequence MVPLVIAKTESQKEMFGNHGGPKTSEIKQAKNESKKSSTSHTFHARTHTGEKPFKFMECRKSFSVSGNLKIHHRTYTGNKPFKCRECGKSFSQSSNLTLHERTHTGEKPFKCRECRKSSSVKNSLTFHHRTHIGEQPFKGRQCGKSFSGSGNLKLHHRTHTGEKPFKCKECGKSFRRNDQLTLHERTHTGEKPFKCKECGKSFHQNDHLTLHERTHTGEKPFKCKECRTSFSQNRQLTLHERTHTGEKILKCKKWGKSFNQSGNLKVHERTHIGKKPFKCRECGKSFSRSSFLTLPQRTHTGEKPFKCRECGKSFTVSSQLKLHHRTHTGEKPFKCMECGQSFSQRSKLTLHQRTHTGEKPFKCKECGKSFRRNDHLILHERTLTGEKPFKCKECGKCFSLNRELTLHERNHTDEKPFKCKECGKSFSQNRQLTLHERTHTGEKILKCRECGKSFSQSSRLTILERTHTGEKPFICRKCGKSFSQSGNLKIHERTHIGEKPFKCRECGKSFSRSSHLTLHQRTHTGEKPFKCRECGKIFNVSSHLKLHHRTHTGEKPFKCKECGNSVSQNCQLTLQERNQTGEKPLKCKECGKSFSQNRQLTLHERTHTGEKILKCRECGKSFSQSGNLKVHERTHTGEKPFKCRECGKSFSRSSHLTLHQRTHTGEKPFKCRECGKSFNVSSRLKLHHRTHTGEKPFKCMECGQSFSQRSKLTSHQRTHTGEKPFKCKECGKSFSQNHQLTLHERTHTGETI is encoded by the coding sequence ATGGTGCCACTGGTAATAGCCAAGACTGAGAGTCAGAAAGAGATGTTTGGAAATCATGGGGGACCAAAAACATCTGAAATAAAGCAGGCAAAGAATGAGAGCAAGAAATCCTCTACTTCTCATACTTTTCATGCCAGAACACACACtggagaaaaaccatttaaattcatggagtgtagaaagagcttcagtgtaagcggTAACCTTAAAATACATCACAGAACCTACACAGGGaacaagccatttaaatgcagggagtgtggaaagagctttagtcagagcagtaaccttacattacatgaaagaacccacacaggggagaaaccatttaaatgcagagagtgtaGAAAGAGCTCCAGTGTAAAAAATAGCCTTACTTTCCATCACAGAACGCACATAGGGGAGCAACCATTTAAAGGCAggcaatgtggaaagagcttcagtggaaGTGGTAACCTTAAATTAcaccacagaacccacacaggggagaaaccatttaaatgcaaggagtgtggaaagagcttccgtcggaATGATCAActtacattacatgaaagaacccacacaggggagaaaccatttaaatgcaaggagtgtggaaagagcttccatcaGAATGATCACcttacattacatgaaagaacccacacaggcgaaaaaccatttaaatgcaaggaatGTCGAACGAGCTTCAGTCAAAATCGTCaacttactttacatgaaagaacacacacaggggagaaaataTTGAAATGCAAGAAGTggggaaagagcttcaatcagagtggtaaCCTTAaagtacatgaaagaacccacataggcaagaaaccatttaaatgcagggagtgtggaaagagcttcagtcggagcagTTTCCTTACTTTGcctcaaagaacccatacaggggagaaaccatttaagtgcagggagtgtggaaagagcttcactgtaAGCAGTCAGCTTAAAttacatcacagaacacacacaggcgagaaaccctttaaatgcatggagtgtggacagagctttagtcagagaagtaagcttactttacatcaaagaacccacacaggggagaaaccatttaaatgcaaggagtgtggaaagagcttccgtcggaATGATCACCTTatattacatgaaagaaccctcacaggcgagaaaccatttaaatgcaaggaatgtggaaagtgcttcagtctaAATCGTGAActtacattacatgaaagaaACCACACGgatgagaaaccatttaaatgcaaggagtgtggaaagagcttcagtcaaaatCGTCaacttactttacatgaaagaacacacacaggggagaaaatattgaaatgcagggagtgtggaaagagcttcagtcagagcagtaggCTTACAATActtgaaagaacccacacaggggagaaaccatttatatgcaggaagtgtggaaagagcttcagtcagagtggtaaccttaaaatacatgaaagaacacacataggcgaaaaaccatttaaatgcagggagtgtggaaaaagcttcagtcggAGCAGTCAcctaactttgcatcaaagaacccataccggggagaaaccatttaagtgcagggagtgtggaaagatctTCAATGTAAGCAGTCACCTTAAAttacatcacagaacacacacaggcgagaaaccatttaaatgcaaggagtgtggaaacAGCGTCAGTCAAAATTGTCAACTTACATTACAAGAAAGAAACCaaacaggggagaaaccattgaaatgcaaggagtgtggaaagagcttcagtcaaaatCGTCaacttactttacatgaaagaacacacacaggggagaaaataTTGaagtgcagggagtgtggaaagagcttcagtcagagtggtaacCTTAaagtacatgaaagaacccacacaggggagaaaccatttaaatgcagggagtgtggaaagagcttcagtcggagcagtcaccttactttgcatcaaagaacccatacaggggagaaaccatttaagtgcagggagtgtggaaagagcttcaatgtaAGCAGTCGCCTTAAAttacatcacagaacacacacaggcgagaaaccctttaaatgcatggagtgtggacagagctttagtcagagaagtaagcttacttcacatcaaagaacccacacaggggagaaaccatttaaatgcaaggagtgtggaaagagcttcagtcaaaatCATCaacttactttacatgaaagaacacacacgggagaaaccatttaa